One Bdellovibrio bacteriovorus genomic window, TGTGATCTTAGCCAACTATGCTCATCTGCTCCAACAAATCATCAAAGACACCGACATTGAAAGTGTGGTGATCACCGAAATCGGCGATCTTTTCCCAACGCCAAAAAGACTTTTAGTTAATACCGTTGTAAAATACGTTAAAAAAATGGTTCCGGCTTACGATATGCCGCAGGCCTACACCTTCCGCCAAGCTTTGCAAATCGGTGCCATGAAACCTTCACAAAAAATTGCAACCAAGGCCGATGATATCGCCTTCTTGCAATACACCGGCGGAACAACAGGAGTGGCAAAAGGCGCCATGCTTTTAAATAGCAACGTGCTGGCCAACGTTTTGCAAATTTGCGAATGGATGAAACCAAAATTGCGTGAGGGCGAAGAAGTCGCGATCGCCGCACTTCCGCTTTACCATATTTTTGCTTTAACCTTAAACTGCTTGGGCCTCGTTCACTATGGAGCAGAAAACGTTCTTATTACAAATCCCCGTGATATCCCGGGCTTTATCAAAGAACTTAAAAAAACGCCGTTTACGATTATGGCTGGCGTGAACACTTTGTTTAACGCCCTGATGAACAACCCGGAATTTGTAAAGATCGAATTTAGCCGCGTGAAAGTCAGCGTCGCCGGTGCGATGACATTGCAAAAATCAGTGGCCGAAAAATGGATGTCTTTAACAAAATCTGTTTTAGTTGAAGGCTATGGATTGACCGAAGCCTCCCCGGTTGTCTGCTGCAACCCGATTGATGGCACCGATCAGGTGGGTTACATCGGCCTGCCGCTGCCGAGCACCGACATCATTCTTTTAGATGACAACGACAAAGAAGTTGCGCTGGGTGAACCCGGCGAACTTTGTTGCAAAGGCCCGCAAGTGATGGCGGGTTACTGGCAACGTCCGGATGAAACCGAAAAAGTTCTTAAAGAGGGTTGGTTAAGAACCGGCGACATAGCGACGGTTGAAGCCAATGGTTTTTTTAAGATCGTCGATCGCAAAAAAGACATGATCTTGGTTTCTGGCTTTAACGTTTATCCCAATGAAGTTGAAGAAGCGGTTTCTTCTCACCCCGGCGTTTTAGAAGTCGCGGCCATCGGTGTTCCAGATGAACACTCTGGCGAGATCGTTAAAGCCGTGGTCGTAAAAAAAGATCCAAACTTAACAGCGGAAGATGTGATCGCGCATGCGCGTAAAACTTTAACGAACTATAAAGTGCCGCGATTGGTTGAATTCCGCACCGAGCTTCCAAAAACCAATGTCGGAAAAATCTTGCGTCGTGCTTTAAGAGACGCTCCTAAATAGGGCTCAAAAAAAAAAAAGCCTTCCCACCAGGAAGGCTTTTTTAATTCTCGATACTTTACAGAAATTCGATTAGGAGTGTTTATGGCAAAGACACGCACGACGATTTAAAATGTGCGCCGCAATCAAACAGATACTTCCTAAGATAGTGACCACATCAAGTTCTTGAATTTCAACCATCTCATGCGGAAGCACACTGGCTAGCCCGACCAAAATTAAACCGACAACACCTAACGAAAAAACCGGCACCTGGCGATGATGTTTATATCCAGAC contains:
- a CDS encoding AMP-binding protein — its product is MEKIWLKNYPKGVAAEVNVSKYSSLYDLYEESVNRFKTKKAFTNMGVSLTYSELNRQVEIFASFLQNELKLKKGDRIAIQMPNVLQFPIIAFAAMRSGLTIVNTNPLYTAKEMQHQFKDSGAKAIVILANYAHLLQQIIKDTDIESVVITEIGDLFPTPKRLLVNTVVKYVKKMVPAYDMPQAYTFRQALQIGAMKPSQKIATKADDIAFLQYTGGTTGVAKGAMLLNSNVLANVLQICEWMKPKLREGEEVAIAALPLYHIFALTLNCLGLVHYGAENVLITNPRDIPGFIKELKKTPFTIMAGVNTLFNALMNNPEFVKIEFSRVKVSVAGAMTLQKSVAEKWMSLTKSVLVEGYGLTEASPVVCCNPIDGTDQVGYIGLPLPSTDIILLDDNDKEVALGEPGELCCKGPQVMAGYWQRPDETEKVLKEGWLRTGDIATVEANGFFKIVDRKKDMILVSGFNVYPNEVEEAVSSHPGVLEVAAIGVPDEHSGEIVKAVVVKKDPNLTAEDVIAHARKTLTNYKVPRLVEFRTELPKTNVGKILRRALRDAPK